One genomic window of Ziziphus jujuba cultivar Dongzao chromosome 4, ASM3175591v1 includes the following:
- the LOC107416164 gene encoding pentatricopeptide repeat-containing protein At3g14330 — translation MIPAISLSTNIAISTNLTATSGPNVSQRHRNSNTPNSLLKSLAKSGKLDDALRLIESWPSKFPATEPDVEAYSVFLHACISRRSLEHGQRLYRQLLLHRNGGNLRLLNNPTLKSKLITLFSICGRVDDAFGVFEDGIDDEHVPGQVWVAMAIGCSRNGQPERALLLYCEMLCRFVQPGNFAFSAALKASVDLLNLRFGISVHAQIVKSKEEPDQVVNNALLRLYAELGCSDEVLKVFDGMPQRNLVSWNTLIAGFISQDQIFDSLHTFRRMQIEGMGFSWVTLTTILPVCGRVTALHSGKEIHAQILKSVNRPDIFVLNSLMDMYAKCGTIDYCRRVFYRMQSKDLTSWNTMLTGYALNGFMEKAQELFYEMVESDMKPDGITFIALLSGCSHAGLTDEGQRFFSKMKLDYGVSPTAEHYACLIDILGRAGRIKEALQVMENMPMKPSSTIWGSLLNSCRLHGNVSLAELIAEQLFELEPNNPGNYIMLSNIYANAEMWEGVKMVRDMMEERGIKKEAGCSWIQIKNRVHTFVAGGGFELRNSPEFKKVWSELMKATQDNGYIPSTSVVLHDVNEDLKTSWVCGHSERLATSFALIHTADEMPIRITKNLRVCVDCHTWLKHVSCITGRLIVLRDTNRFHHFKGGACSCKDYW, via the coding sequence atgatTCCCGCCATTTCTCTATCAACGAACATAGCTATCTCAACTAACTTAACTGCAACCTCGGGTCCGAATGTCTCTCAGAGGCACCGAAACTCCAACACTCCAAACTCCCTTCTCAAATCTCTCGCGAAATCTGGAAAACTTGATGACGCTCTTCGCCTGATCGAATCCTGGCCGTCCAAGTTTCCGGCCACCGAACCGGATGTCGAGGCATACTCCGTCTTCCTCCATGCCTGTATCTCCAGAAGGTCCTTAGAACATGGTCAAAGACTCTACCGTCAGCTTCTTCTCCACAGAAACGGAGGAAATCTACGCCTCCTCAACAACCCCACCTTGAAAAGCAAGCTCATTACACTCTTCTCCATTTGTGGCCGAGTCGATGATGCTTTCGGTGTTTTTGAAGATGGGATTGACGACGAGCATGTTCCTGGACAGGTTTGGGTGGCTATGGCTATTGGGTGTTCGAGAAATGGGCAACCTGAACGAGCTTTGCTTCTCTACTGTGAGATGTTGTGCCGGTTCGTCCAGCCTGGTAACTTTGCGTTTTCGGCCGCCTTGAAGGCGTCGGTGGACTTGTTAAATTTGCGGTTCGGTATATCTGTTCATGCCCAGATTGTAAAGTCTAAAGAAGAACCTGATCAAGTGGTGAATAATGCTCTTTTAAGACTGTATGCGGAGTTGGGTTGTTCCGATGAAGTCTTGAAGGTGTTTGACGGAATGCCTCAACGAAATCTTGTTTCATGGAACACTTTGATTGCAGGTTTTATTAGTCAAGATCAAATTTTTGATTCACTGCATACTTTTAGGAGGATGCAAATTGAAGGAATGGGGTTTAGTTGGGTAACCCTTACTACAATATTACCGGTTTGTGGTCGAGTGACTGCACTTCACAGCGGCAAAGAAATACATGCCCAGATTTTAAAGTCAGTGAATAGACCTGATATTTTTGTACTTAACTCACTTATGGACATGTATGCGAAATGCGGAACAATTGATTACTGTAGAAGAGTGTTCTATAGGATGCAGAGTAAAGATTTGACATCTTGGAATACCATGCTCACAGGGTATGCACTCAATGGGTTCATGGAAAAAGCACAGGAATTGTTCTATGAGATGGTTGAGTCTGATATGAAACCAGATGGCATAACCTTTATTGCTTTGTTGTCTGGTTGTAGCCATGCAGGTCTTACTGATGAAGGACAGAGATTTTTCAGTAAGATGAAGCTGGATTATGGGGTATCACCAACTGCTGAGCATTATGCTTGTTTGATAGACATCTTGGGAAGAGCTGGGAGAATCAAGGAAGCATTACAGGTAATGGAAAACATGCCTATGAAGCCGAGTAGTACCATATGGGGATCATTACTCAATTCATGTCGGCTCCATGGCAATGTTTCTCTTGCGGAGCTCATTGCGGAGCAGTTGTTTGAACTTGAACCTAATAATCCTGGGAATTATATCATGCTCTCAAACATTTATGCAAATGCAGAGATGTGGGAGGGTGTGAAGATGGTAAGAGACATGATGGAGGAAAGGGGAATCAAGAAAGAGGCTGGATGTAGTtggatacaaataaaaaacagagTTCACACGTTTGTGGCAGGTGGTGGGTTTGAACTCCGTAACTCACCTGAATTTAAGAAGGTTTGGAGTGAATTAATGAAAGCTACACAAGACAATGGATATATCCCAAGCACAAGTGTTGTGCTTCATGATGTAAACGAAGATCTGAAAACATCTTGGGTATGTGGGCACAGTGAGCGACTTGCAACTTCTTTTGCACTCATTCACACTGCTGATGAAATGCCAATAAGGATTACAAAGAATCTTCGTGTTTGTGTAGATTGCCATACTTGGTTGAAACATGTTTCCTGCATAACAGGTAGGTTGATTGTCTTGAGGGATACAAATCGCTTCCACCATTTTAAAGGAGGAGCATGCTCTTGTAAGGACTACTGGTGA
- the LOC107405945 gene encoding uncharacterized oxidoreductase At4g09670 produces the protein MAESQTKTIRFGIIGCAQIARKVIRAISLASRATLHAIGSRSIEKAQKFAALCGLSETLVKVYGSYDQVLDDPCVDAVYVPLPTSLHLQWAILAARKKKHLLLEKPTALDVHELDRILEACQSNGVQFMDGSMWLHHPRTARMKELIFDSKLLGQVNFIHSTSTTLMPPEFFESNIRVKPDLDSLGAVGDLAWYCIGAFLWAKDYKLPSIVTALPGTIKNSAGVTLTCTASFHWEDNTVAIIHCSFLSESSMDLAVSGSNGNLHLADFIIPFREDSASFEFVSGAKYSELQIGWTAKPEELIVDSKLPQEVLMVEELAGLVEGIRDYGNSPNGKWPEISRKTQLVLDAVMKSIDLGCKPVNL, from the exons ATGGCAGAGTCCCAAACAAAAACGATTCGTTTTGGTATAATAGGATGTGCCCAGATTGCTAGGAAAGTGATCCGAGCTATAAGTCTAGCTTCCAGAGCCACCCTCCACGCCATTGGAAGCCGGTCCATTGAAAAGGCCCAGAAATTTGCAGCCCTCTGTGGACTATCCGAGACTCTGGTCAAGGTCTACGGGAGCTATGATCAGGTGCTGGACGACCCATGTGTGGATGCGGTTTATGTTCCACTACCAACCAGCCTTCACTTGCAGTGGGCAATCTTGGCCGCCCGTAAGAAGAAGCATTTGCTGTTGGAGAAACCGACGGCTCTTGATGTGCATGAACTTGATCGGATCTTGGAAGCATGCCAATCTAACGGTGTGCAGTTCATGGATGGAAGTATGTGGCTGCATCACCCTAGGACTGCCAGAATGAAGGAGTTGATTTTTGATTCCAAGCTCCTTGGTCAAGTTAATTTT ATTCATAGCACATCAACAACTTTAATGCCCCCAGAATTCTTTGAAAGCAACATCAGAGTAAAGCCAGACTTAGACTCTCTTGGTGCAGTTGGGGACCTTGCTTGGTATTGCATAGGAGCTTTCTTATGGGCAAAAGACTATAAATTACCATCTATAGTCACTGCTTTACCAGGTACCATAAAAAACTCAGCAGGGGTCACATTGACATGCACTGCTTCCTTCCATTGGGAAGACAACACGGTTGCAATAATCCACTGCTCTTTCCTCTCCGAATCCTCCATGGACTTGGCAGTATCGGGGTCTAATGGCAACCTCCATCTCGCCGACTTCATCATCCCATTCCGGGAGGATTCTGCTTCATTCGAATTTGTTTCTGGTGCTAAGTATTCAGAACTCCAGATTGGGTGGACTGCAAAACCTGAGGAACTCATAGTGGATTCTAAGCTGCCTCAGGAGGTTTTGATGGTTGAAGAGCTTGCAGGGCTTGTTGAAGGCATTAGAGATTATGGGAATTCACCAAATGGGAAATGGCCTGAGATTAGTAGGAAGACACAACTGGTGTTAGATGCTGTCATGAAATCTATTGATCTTGGTTGTAAACCTGTaaacttgtaa
- the LOC107416168 gene encoding protein GAMETE EXPRESSED 1, producing MGYQHRLLFLIILMFASSKCQSWSWFSYFQEAHSTDNPSGSESSIGGSVAEFSLEGFNDPKGTRLVDNTKKKLASLSSCWQNAYRHLFSGCSEIFAADEKRSRFAWHLSNCFQKDSGRPPFPSCDQKSAMAKCLKNLNDFEHKVYLEFYLETNSICHQLQVHVFKHETERLVNDLRTSAQYAEEKLETIEEKTGNLLKGSEQIHDSLNWIDFQTQQVAQTTKKVEDHIDVLSKLSEALYEQSKKITTSQEELQEGQVEMKKNIKEGMEMLQDSYRDLGEEIGNLRNEAVEIEKKITKVGDLMSSKMKYLQSKADDIGNMAGASLDKQQQLLDGQTTALKDLEFLTRFQSEALEESRTTLQRLAEYGHRQQEELLQRQKQLQQVHDHLMDNSKSILAAQESFESKQASMFVALDKLFALHNAILLESRLIKAFFVYCISIFVIYMFTSTKQTYTVRPWLYIGLCVTFTVEVAILRFATNDIEQQTWMINLVRSIFALLASAQLIHAICTYRDYEVLNHQMLQTLIEKVNGMQREELSWDMDSDVNWSSWIDFDLPEDVNTIEDPDYVAQEEVAENSITTTSTRRKYNLRNRLRH from the exons ATGGGTTATCAGCACCGTCTTCTCTTTCTCATAATTTTGATGTTTGCTTCATCAAAGTGCCAATCATGGAGTTGGTTCTCATATTTCCAGGAGGCACACTCCACGGATAACCCTTCTGGTTCTGAGAGTTCTATTGGCGGTTCAGTTGCTGAATTCTCCCTGGAAGGTTTCAACGACCCCAAGGGAACCAGGCTGGTAGACAATACTAAGAAGAAATTGGCGAGCTTGAGCTCTTGCTGGCAAAATGCTTACCGGCATCTGTTTTCTGGGTGTTCGGAGATTTTTGCAGCCGATGAGAAGCGGTCGAGGTTTGCTTGGCATCTTAGTAATTGCTTTCAAAAGGACTCTGGCAGGCCTCCTTTTCCTTCTTGCGACCAAAAATCTGCAATGGCTAAGTGCctaaaaaatttgaatgattttgagCATAAGGTTTATCTGGAATTCTACCTTGAAACCAACTCTATCTGTCATCAGTTACA GGTTCATGTTTTCAAGCATGAAACAGAGAGACTGGTGAATGATCTGAGAACTTCAGCGCAGTATGCAGAAGAGAAATTGGAAACCATTGAAGAGAAGACAGGAAATCTTTTGAAAGGCTCAGAGCAAATACACGATTCTTTGAATTGGATTGATTTTCAAACACAGCAAGTTGCTCAAACAACAAAGAAAGTGGAAGATCATATAGATGTTTTGTCCAAGCTGTCAGAAGCACTCTATGAGCAATCCAAGAAAATCACAACTTCTCAGGAAGAGCTGCAAGAAGGGCAAgtagaaatgaagaaaaatataaaagaagggATGGAAATGCTTCAAGATTCGTACAGAGATTTGGGCGAAGAAATTGGCAATTTAAGAAATGAGGCTGTCGAAATAGAGAAGAAGATAACTAAAGTTGGAGACCTAATGTCATCAAAAATGAAATACCTGCAAAGCAAAGCTGATGATATTGGGAATATGGCTGGGGCGTCCTTGGATAAGCAACAGCAACTTCTAGATGGACAAACCACAGCACTCAAAGATCTTGAGTTTTTAACAAGATTTCAATCTGAAGCACTAGAAGAGAGCag GACTACTCTGCAACGGTTAGCTGAATATGGCCATAGGCAACAAGAAGAGCTTCTTCAGCGGCAAAAACAGCTTCAGCAAGTTCACGATCACTTGATGGACAATTCCAAATCAATCTTGGCAGCTCAG GAATCCTTTGAATCGAAGCAAGCAAGCATGTTTGTTGCATTAGACAAGCTATTCGCTTTGCATAATGCAATCTTGCTCGAATCAAGGTTGATCAAAGCTTTCTTCGTTTATTGTATATCAATCTTTGTCATCTATATGTTCACTAGTACAAAGCAAACGTACACTGTCAGGCCCTGGCTATATATTG GACTGTGTGTCACATTTACAGTAGAAGTTGCTATACTTCGGTTCGCAACAAATGACATTGAACAACAAACATGGATGATAAATCTTGTCAGATCAATCTTTGCACTGCTAGCTTCCGCTCAGCTTATACATGCTATTTGCACATACAG AGATTATGAAGTGCTGAACCATCAGATGCTACAGACATTGATTGAGAAGGTTAATGGCATGCAAAGAGAGGAGTTGTCATGGGACATGGATAGCGATGTAAACTGGTCTTCTTGGATAGATTTCGACTTACCAGAAGATGTAAATACAATCGAGGATCCTGACTATGTCGCTCAAGAAGAAGTTGCAGAGAATTCCATCACAACCACTTCAACAAGAAGAAAATACAACCTCCGAAACCGTCTTCGTCATTGA
- the LOC107407153 gene encoding pentatricopeptide repeat-containing protein At1g71420: MLHLGARAWYTSFRSGSSVSLHAHGNLNPEHRNLLERVRVLATCGHLKEALSLFYTLETPHCQQTYATLFHECARHGFFHEGRSLHRFMVAHNAANSTDLFITNHIINMYCKSGYLDYAHRLFDEMPTRNLVSWTALISGYAQRGQGGDCFRLFSSMLGHFRPNEFSFASVLSSCGGRDGRQVHALALKMSWDASVFVANALITMYSKGGGYEDELGDRIDEAWTMFKAMEFQNLVSWNSMIAVFQFHGLGAQAMDLFMQMRYERIGFDSSTLLSVLSAFCGSSENGSNLCLRLCSQLHCLTVKTGFISDVKVATALVRAYSDLGGHVDDCYKLFLETNCYGDIVSWTSIITTFAERDPEEAFFLYSQLYHGDLAPDRYTFSIVLKACAGLITERNTSAVHSQVIKAGFESDTVLSNSLIHAYARSPSISLSKRVFDEIRNRDVISWNSMLKAYALHGQAKEALHLFSRMNVQPDHASFVALLFACSHAGLVEEGVEIFESMSENYGIVPHLDHYACMVDILGRAGRIREAEKLISKMPMEPDSVVWSALLGSCRKHGKTELAKLAADKLKELEPGKSLGYVQMSNVFSSGGNFDEAGLIWKEMKGYGVRKEPGLSWIEIGNQVHEFASGGRSHPEREVISRKIEGLIGQLKEMGYVPETSLALHDVEEEQKEEHLYHHSEKLALIFAIMNQDSLSRGGSVIRIIKNIRICVDCHNFMKLASKLFQKEIVVRDSNRFHRFSNGVCSCNDYW, from the coding sequence ATGTTACACCTTGGCGCCCGCGCGTGGTACACCTCGTTCAGAAGCGGAAGCTCAGTCAGTCTTCACGCGCATGGAAACCTCAACCCTGAACATCGTAATCTTCTCGAGAGGGTGCGCGTGCTAGCCACGTGCGGCCACCTGAAAGAAGCACTTTCCCTCTTCTACACTCTCGAAACTCCTCATTGCCAACAAACCTACGCCACTCTCTTCCATGAATGTGCCCGCCATGGTTTCTTCCATGAAGGTCGGTCTCTTCACAGGTTCATGGTTGCCCACAACGCCGCCAATTCAACTGACCTCTTTATCACCAACCATATTATCAACATGTACTGTAAATCTGGTTACTTGGACTATGCCCATCGGTTGTTTGACGAAATGCCCACGAGAAACCTTGTTTCTTGGACTGCTCTCATCTCGGGGTATGCACAACGTGGGCAAGGTGGGGATTGTTTTCGTTTGTTTTCCAGCATGCTGGGCCACTTCCGTCCGAATGAGTTCTCTTTTGCCAGCGTGCTTAGTTCGTGTGGTGGCCGTGATGGCCGGCAGGTACATGCACTTGCTTTGAAAATGTCTTGGGATGCTTCTGTTTTTGTTGCAAATGCTCTTATTACAATGTATAGCAAAGGTGGTGGTTATGAGGATGAACTAGGTGATCGTATAGATGAAGCTTGGACTATGTTTAAGGCCATGGAGTTTCAGAATCTTGtatcttggaattccatgattGCAGTGTTTCAGTTTCATGGACTTGGAGCTCAAGCTATGGATCTATTTATGCAAATGCGCTATGAAAGAATCGGTTTTGACAGTAGCACACTACTCAGTGTTCTTTCAGCCTTCTGTGGAAGCAGTGAAAATGGTAGTAATTTGTGTTTGAGGTTATGTTCTCAATTGCATTGTCTCACTGTGAAAACTGGGTTTATATCAGACGTCAAAGTGGCAACTGCATTGGTTAGAGCTTATTCAGATCTTGGAGGGCATGTTGATGACTGTTACAAGCTCTTCTTGGAGACAAATTGTTATGGAGATATTGTTTCATGGACCAGCATCATAACTACATTTGCAGAGCGTGATCCAGAAGAAGCGTTCTTCCTTTATTCTCAGCTGTACCATGGGGACCTTGCTCCTGATCGGTATACTTTCTCGATTGTCTTAAAAGCTTGTGCAGGCCTTATAACAGAGAGAAATACATCAGCAGTCCATTCACAAGTAATTAAAGCTGGGTTTGAGAGCGACACAGTACTTTCAAATTCCTTGATCCATGCTTATGCTAGGAGTCCTTCAATTTCTCTGTCCAAACGAGTATTTGATGAAATTAGAAATCGTGATGTGATTTCTTGGAATTCTATGCTCAAGGCTTATGCCTTGCATGGACAAGCTAAAGAGGCATTGCATCTCTTTTCTCGAATGAACGTCCAACCTGATCACGCTTCCTTTGTTGCTCTTCTCTTTGCTTGTAGTCATGCTGGACTGGTGGAAGAAGGagttgaaatatttgaaagcaTGTCTGAAAATTATGGTATTGTTCCTCATCTTGATCACTATGCCTGCATGGTTGACATTCTTGGGCGAGCAGGACGAATCCGTGAGGCTGAGAAACTTATAAGTAAAATGCCAATGGAGCCAGACTCTGTGGTCTGGAGTGCACTGCTTGGATCTTGTAGGAAACATGGGAAGACAGAGCTAGCCAAGTTAGCTGCAGATAAGCTAAAGGAGCTGGAGCCAGGGAAATCATTGGGTTATGTGCAAATGTCAAATGTATTTAGCTCTGGCGGTAACTTCGATGAAGCTGGCCTAATCTGGAAGGAAATGAAAGGATATGGAGTGAGAAAGGAACCAGGATTAAGTTGGATTGAGATTGGTAACCAGGTTCATGAGTTTGCCTCTGGAGGTCGGTCTCATCCAGAAAGGGAGGTTATATCCAGAAAGATCGAAGGACTAATTGGACAATTAAAGGAGATGGGATATGTGCCTGAAACAAGCTTGGCCTTGCATGATGTAGAAGAGGAGCAAAAAGAGGAGCATTTGTATCATCACAGTGAGAAACTAGCTTTGATCTTTGCCATTATGAATCAAGACAGTTTGTCTCGGGGTGGGAGTGTGATAAGAATTATAAAGAACATCCGAATATGCGTAGATTGCCATAATTTCATGAAACTAGCCTCAAAGTTATTTCAGAAGGAGATTGTTGTGAGAGACTCAAACCGCTTCCACCGTTTCAGCAATGGCGTCTGCTCTTGCAATGACTATTGGTAA